The following are from one region of the Halobellus limi genome:
- a CDS encoding NAD-dependent epimerase/dehydratase family protein, translating into MEARRVLITGGAGFIGGALAEAFRSETDVRVLDVEPGEALPGDVELIEGDVRDREAVEKATEGVDVVFHEAALVSVAGSIDDPVESHAINATGTLRVLEAARRHDARVVLASSAAVYGDPEGVPVSETDPLVPTSPYGLDKLAADHYARLYHDLYGLETVALRYFNVYGPGQTGGDYAGVIEVFLEQARNGDPITVHGDGEQTRDFVHVDDVVRANRLAAETDGVGTAYNVGTGSSTSITRLAERVRDAVGSDSPVVHTEAREGDIRHSRADVSRARERLGYEPTVGLEAGLETLVDGESPTGFSGAGNR; encoded by the coding sequence ATGGAAGCACGACGCGTCCTGATCACCGGCGGGGCCGGGTTCATCGGCGGTGCCCTCGCAGAGGCCTTCCGCTCGGAAACCGACGTTCGAGTCCTCGACGTCGAACCCGGAGAGGCGCTCCCCGGCGACGTCGAACTGATCGAGGGAGACGTCCGCGACCGGGAAGCCGTCGAGAAGGCCACAGAGGGCGTCGACGTGGTCTTTCACGAGGCCGCGCTGGTGAGCGTCGCGGGCTCGATCGACGACCCGGTCGAGAGCCACGCGATCAACGCCACCGGGACGCTTCGGGTGCTGGAGGCCGCGCGCCGACACGACGCCAGGGTCGTCCTCGCGTCGAGCGCGGCGGTCTACGGCGATCCCGAGGGCGTCCCCGTCTCCGAGACCGACCCGCTCGTTCCGACGTCGCCGTACGGGCTGGACAAGTTGGCCGCCGACCACTACGCCCGACTGTATCACGACCTCTACGGGCTGGAGACCGTCGCGCTCCGCTACTTCAACGTGTACGGCCCCGGCCAGACCGGCGGCGACTACGCCGGGGTCATCGAGGTCTTCCTCGAACAGGCCAGAAACGGCGATCCGATCACGGTGCACGGCGACGGCGAACAGACGCGGGACTTCGTCCACGTCGACGACGTCGTTCGGGCGAACCGGCTGGCAGCCGAGACCGACGGCGTCGGGACCGCGTACAACGTCGGAACCGGGTCGTCGACGAGTATCACCCGACTCGCCGAACGCGTCAGGGACGCCGTCGGCAGCGACTCGCCCGTCGTCCACACCGAGGCGCGGGAGGGCGACATCAGACACAGCCGCGCCGACGTCTCCCGGGCCCGAGAGCGTCTCGGATACGAACCGACCGTCGGTCTCGAAGCGGGGCTCGAAACGCTCGTCGACGGGGAGTCGCCGACGGGCTTCTCTGGCGCGGGTAATAGGTGA
- a CDS encoding alginate lyase family protein, with protein MSDRVETVSDRSPSGRTESGRRSDRSVTTPGDWPLAYHTLRNMKPVQIAGIFERRLRHAVVPRLPVDFDARYEKRVPDELSITPGPVSANLTRLRESLTESERARYREAASEAANGRFTFLDRTIDFGEQIDWNHERIDEYPRLWRLKLESFQGFEWVALSEESASAVDGHRAALERQALEWDAANPIGAGPYLRRSWIPHAVSLRVLHWCRYAAWCADDDISVPDRLLRIIYKNALFLENHVEHDIGGNHLIENAVALVAAGVLFGEHDTGWESTGLDLFEEAARKQFLADGSHFERSPMYHVTVLRRYATAYDLLSSIGRSTTGIETAAERALGFLSQLVEPAGRIPLLNDSVHGEAIEASTCLAYCRACSLTPTERSLHHPDGAGYRTFPTDTGTLLFDVGDVGPPHLPAHSHNDQLSVLLWVDGDPVLADTGVYDYEANERRQYARSVAAHNTAQYGGTEPIPIGGSFLMGKRTSVSVVDEGPGRIEARHIRRTVAGPSYEHRRTVTTIDSGWEIVDTVTGDSGAAYTVRYHFHPTADVCESSDGATEFDVRRDGDWIASVRFSGADQIRLTQTPYFGEYGREQLRAMIAVEAPPGSDVLTRFSTDAIPGQTSTAEETQKASRTTSE; from the coding sequence ATGAGTGATCGGGTCGAGACGGTTTCGGACCGGTCGCCGTCCGGTCGGACTGAGAGCGGCCGACGGTCCGATCGATCGGTGACGACCCCGGGCGATTGGCCGTTGGCGTACCACACGCTCCGGAATATGAAACCCGTTCAGATCGCGGGAATCTTCGAACGTCGCCTCCGTCACGCTGTCGTCCCTCGCCTGCCTGTGGACTTCGACGCCCGGTACGAAAAGCGAGTCCCAGACGAACTCTCCATCACGCCGGGGCCGGTCAGTGCCAACCTCACGAGACTCAGAGAGAGTCTAACCGAATCCGAGCGCGCGCGGTATCGCGAGGCCGCGTCCGAGGCGGCCAACGGCCGGTTCACCTTCCTCGACCGGACGATCGACTTCGGGGAGCAGATCGATTGGAACCACGAGCGGATCGACGAGTACCCGCGTCTCTGGCGGCTCAAGCTCGAATCCTTCCAGGGGTTCGAGTGGGTGGCGTTGAGCGAGGAGTCCGCCTCGGCCGTCGACGGTCACCGGGCGGCGCTGGAGCGGCAGGCGCTCGAGTGGGACGCGGCGAACCCGATCGGTGCGGGGCCGTACCTCCGTCGCTCGTGGATCCCCCACGCGGTGTCGCTACGGGTGCTCCACTGGTGTCGATACGCCGCCTGGTGTGCCGACGACGATATCTCCGTCCCCGACCGGCTGCTGCGTATCATTTACAAGAACGCGCTGTTCCTCGAAAACCACGTGGAACACGACATCGGCGGTAACCACCTGATCGAGAACGCCGTCGCACTGGTCGCCGCCGGCGTGCTCTTCGGAGAACACGACACGGGGTGGGAGTCGACGGGACTCGATCTGTTCGAGGAGGCTGCACGGAAGCAGTTCCTCGCCGACGGCAGTCACTTCGAGCGGAGTCCGATGTACCACGTTACGGTGCTTCGCCGATACGCGACGGCGTACGACCTCCTTTCGTCTATCGGGCGCTCGACGACGGGTATCGAGACGGCCGCCGAACGCGCCCTGGGATTCCTCTCTCAACTCGTCGAACCCGCCGGAAGGATCCCGCTTTTGAACGACTCCGTACACGGGGAGGCGATCGAGGCGAGCACGTGTCTCGCGTACTGCCGGGCCTGCTCGTTGACCCCGACGGAGCGCTCACTCCATCACCCCGACGGCGCGGGCTATCGAACGTTCCCCACGGACACGGGGACGCTCCTCTTCGACGTCGGAGACGTCGGCCCACCGCACCTCCCGGCGCACTCACACAACGACCAACTGAGTGTCCTCCTCTGGGTGGACGGCGATCCGGTCCTCGCCGACACCGGCGTCTACGACTACGAAGCGAACGAACGTCGGCAGTACGCACGGAGCGTGGCGGCCCACAACACCGCACAGTACGGCGGGACCGAACCGATTCCGATCGGCGGGAGCTTCCTGATGGGAAAGCGCACGTCCGTTTCGGTCGTCGACGAGGGGCCCGGACGGATCGAAGCTCGGCACATTCGACGCACCGTCGCTGGCCCCTCCTACGAACACCGACGGACGGTCACGACGATCGACTCCGGGTGGGAGATCGTTGATACGGTCACGGGAGATTCCGGCGCGGCGTACACCGTCCGATACCACTTTCATCCGACTGCAGACGTCTGTGAGTCGTCCGACGGCGCCACGGAGTTCGACGTTCGTCGTGACGGCGACTGGATCGCGTCGGTTCGGTTTTCTGGGGCCGATCAGATCCGACTCACCCAAACCCCATACTTCGGGGAGTACGGGCGCGAACAACTCAGGGCGATGATCGCTGTCGAAGCGCCACCGGGTAGCGACGTTCTCACCCGGTTCTCGACCGACGCGATACCAGGCCAAACCTCAACTGCTGAGGAGACGCAGAAGGCGTCGCGAACCACGAGTGAGTAG
- a CDS encoding glycosyltransferase family 4 protein, with protein MSEDNPHVVVVSQHYPPDRSGNASRIRDTCTHLSEEAWDVTVLAPPPAFPHGQFPRTWTRRTSNERDGVRVHRLWAWQPTTTDPSFWSRMAYYLFFPLHALLWLLVHYREYDAVVTSSPPIFTGLAGLPFGLLTPKPWVVDVRDLWIDAAVGLDFITDGGFVERASRLYERVVLRTADRITVTTTVLGERLVERYGVDEATVRHVPNGVDTDRYRPTETDPAPTIVYTGNVGHAQDLDACVRAMASVETPGATLKIVGDGDITDRLKRVTAEEGLDDRVEFTGLVPRETIPGVLDDAMIGVAPLKREETLEYAVPTKAYEYMSCELPVVATGAGEIETLIEESGGGIHVENDADRLAEAFDSLLTDVALRESLGENGREHMVEHYDRAIVARRLSAILDEVIDR; from the coding sequence ATGTCCGAAGACAACCCGCACGTCGTCGTCGTCTCCCAGCATTACCCACCGGACCGGTCGGGGAACGCCTCCAGGATCCGCGACACGTGTACGCACCTCAGTGAGGAGGCGTGGGACGTCACGGTCCTGGCGCCGCCGCCGGCGTTCCCGCACGGACAGTTTCCCCGGACGTGGACCAGACGGACCTCGAACGAGAGAGACGGGGTCAGGGTCCATCGTCTGTGGGCGTGGCAGCCGACGACGACCGACCCGAGCTTCTGGAGTCGGATGGCGTACTACCTCTTCTTCCCGCTACACGCCCTGCTGTGGCTGCTGGTTCACTACCGGGAGTACGACGCCGTCGTCACGTCATCCCCGCCGATATTCACCGGTCTCGCCGGATTGCCGTTCGGTCTCCTGACGCCGAAACCGTGGGTCGTCGACGTTCGCGACCTCTGGATCGACGCCGCTGTCGGTCTCGATTTCATCACCGACGGCGGGTTCGTCGAGCGGGCGAGCCGCCTGTACGAGCGGGTCGTCCTCCGGACGGCCGACCGGATCACCGTCACGACGACCGTCCTCGGAGAACGGCTCGTCGAACGGTACGGCGTCGACGAGGCGACCGTCCGGCACGTCCCGAACGGCGTCGACACCGACCGGTACCGACCGACGGAGACCGATCCCGCCCCGACGATCGTCTACACCGGCAACGTCGGTCACGCACAGGACCTCGACGCCTGCGTTCGGGCGATGGCGTCGGTCGAGACGCCCGGCGCGACGCTCAAGATCGTCGGCGACGGCGACATCACCGACCGGCTGAAGCGAGTGACCGCCGAGGAGGGACTCGACGACCGCGTGGAGTTCACGGGGCTCGTCCCGAGAGAGACGATTCCCGGCGTTCTTGACGACGCGATGATCGGCGTCGCCCCGCTGAAGCGCGAGGAGACGCTCGAGTATGCGGTTCCGACGAAGGCCTACGAGTATATGTCCTGTGAACTGCCGGTCGTCGCCACCGGTGCCGGCGAGATCGAGACGCTGATCGAGGAGTCCGGCGGCGGCATACACGTGGAGAACGACGCCGACCGGCTGGCGGAGGCGTTCGACTCGTTGCTCACGGACGTCGCCCTCCGCGAGTCGTTGGGGGAGAACGGTCGGGAACATATGGTCGAACACTACGACCGGGCGATCGTCGCCCGGAGGCTGAGCGCGATTCTCGACGAGGTGATCGACCGATGA